A single window of Myripristis murdjan chromosome 21, fMyrMur1.1, whole genome shotgun sequence DNA harbors:
- the LOC115380167 gene encoding fibrous sheath CABYR-binding protein-like, whose translation MPLVNIWCGVIAQKDGVFPAEDRTTVLCQGSWRTLSRAPVAAASFSTKSGGSKKSSKKNNSEKSQPKTYFDIEKLVQHRTYVEFPKKEVSSAAAIAAAEAAAAPKPAAEPVAAAAAEAVVTTPAVEAAAPAAEATPVVEAVSEAAPAVEATPVVEAAPIVEAVSETASAVEATPVVEAVAEAASPLAEASAPAPEPVAAEAAPETPVAETPAPVAEAPVEAAAAPEVSVEGPAVEAVPAPEASPAEVPAAEAAPEAPLAEAAPAAEAPIEAAPEAPAAEAAPVVEAAPESAPAETPAEVVEPVAEAAPAEAPAEVVEPVAEAAPAETPAEVVEPVAEAAPAEAPAEVVEPVAEAAPAEAPVEVVVEPVAEAAPAEAAAEPVAAEAAAEAAAPVESAEELVDPAPVVAEAAGEELHAEAPAEPEPVEPSEAHLDPIQKLFLDSIRTYSTKSHTAGGPVDAGADYQKALAEEIAKLQRLYGGGDLTSFPEFKFTEPKLDEVSSK comes from the exons GGAGCTGGCGCACTCTTAGCAGAGCTCCTGTTGCAGCTGCATCCTTTAGCACAAAATCTGGGGGATCAAAGAAGTCTTCAAAAAAGAACAACTCAG AAAAAAGCCAGCCTAAAACGTACTTCGATATAGAGAAACTTGTCCAGCACAGAACATATGTGGAATTCCCCAAGAAAGAAGTTTCTTCAGCTGCAGCcattgcagcagcagaggctgcagctgctcctaaacctgcagcagagccagttgctgctgctgcagctgaggcTGTAGTCACCACCCCTGCCGTGGAAGCTGCTGCCCCAGCAGCTGAAGCCACTCCCGTTGTAGAAGCAGTTTCTGAAGCTGCCCCAGCAGTGGAAGCCACACCTGTTGTTGAAGCTGCTCCTATTGTAGAAGCGGTTTCTGAAACGGCCTCAGCAGTGGAAGCCACTCCTGTTGTCGAAGCTGTTGCCGAAGCTGCTTCCCCTCTTGCTGAGGCCTCTGCTCCTGCACCTGAACCCGTTGCTGCTGAAGCTGCCCCTGAAACACCTGTAGCTGAAACTCCTGCTCCAGTTGCTGAAGCCCCtgttgaagctgctgctgccccaGAAGTATCAGTGGAAGGCCCTGCTGTTGAAGCTGTACCAGCCCCTGAAGCATCTCCTGCTGAGGTTCCTGCAGCTGAAGCTGCCCCTGAAGCTCCATTGGCTGAGGCCGcacctgctgctgaagctcctatTGAAGCTGCTCCTGAGGCCCCTGCCGCAGAAGCTGCCCCAGTTGTGGAAGCTGCTCCTGAAAGTGCACCTGCTGAAACCCCTGCAGAGGTTGTAGAGCCTGTGGctgaagctgctcctgctgAAGCCCCTGCTGAAGTTGTAGAGCCTGTGGCTGAAGCTGCTCCCGCTGAAACCCCTGCTGAAGTTGTAGAGCCTGTGGctgaagctgctcctgctgAAGCCCCTGCTGAAGTTGTAGAGCCTGTGGctgaagctgctcctgctgAAGCCCCTGTTGAAGTTGTTGTGGAGCCTGTGGCCGAAGCTGCTCCTGCAGAAGCCGCAGCAGAGCCGGtggctgctgaggctgcagctgaaGCGGCTGCCCCTGTGGAGAGCGCTGAGGAGCTGGTAGACCCTGCTCCAGTTGTAGCTGAAGCTGCAGGAGAGGAGCTGCACGCAGAAGCCCCAGCTGAACCTGAGCCGGTTGAACCGTCTGAGG CTCATTTGGACCCGATTCAGAAGCTGTTCCTGGATTCCATACGCACGTACTCCACAAAGAGCCA CACTGCTGGTGGACCAGTTGATGCAGGTGCTGACTACCAGAAGGCCCTGGCAGAGGAGATTGCAAAGCTCCAGAGGCTCTATGGTGGTGGTGACCTCACATCTTTCCCAGAGTTCAAATTCACAG aGCCCAAGTTGGATGAAGTGTCCTCTAAGTGA
- the ndufv3 gene encoding fibrous sheath CABYR-binding protein isoform X2, whose protein sequence is MATSLLRLGRLGSLKCLQLESWGVLRRGSAASLCTQAGEPTKPAKKTKAASKTLEAPDDRASLLAYKTAVAFPVRLSHPGLSQAQALGETEPVASPAVAAESIAAAAVPAATGTAAEETSAAAAPSAVESTPAAVESAAENAPPVAEEAVLSEAAAPLAAASEAITAEPVETPAAISDSAPITDTAPPVVDVAPSPEPVVATSAETPVSDNTPAAATTTTAASSEPDAPADASSTSSSDSDSDSDSESDSDSDSEDDKSEAKTKTQAETPAAQVTEASVKEDAAMQATASEMKEEICDAEREVAEATLASTAESVQEAIPAAGPTEQAEGITEATADSASSVSSEELADPAPEISAEEPSVTTPEVAAEAVVEATPEIVAEAASPAAPDVQVESPVEAAAEAVEATPVLEPETNAEVQVQTETPVETPPEPALEASATEAVPESAPAEAPAEVVEPVAEAAPAEAPVEVVVEPVAEAAPAEAAAEPVSEVAAEAKAEAAAPVESAEELVDPAPVVAEAAGEELQAEAPAEPEPVEPSEEAAAAAPPEPEEPFDNSTYKNYQHHSYNPYTFSDLDLEMAKHRLPQPSSGRPSPRH, encoded by the exons ATGGCGACCTCCTTGCTTCGGTTAGGACGACTGGGTTCTCTCAAG TGTCTCCAGTTGGAGAGCTGGGGCGTCTTGAGGAGGGGCTCTGCGGCGTCACTCTGCACACAGGCAGGAGAGCCCACAAAGCCAGCCAAGAAGACAAAGGCTGCGAGCAAGA CATTAGAGGCTCCAGATGACAGAGCGTCCCTGCTAGCCTACAAGACCGCAGTTGCCTTCCCAGTTAGGCTTTCACACCCTGGACTTTCCCAGGCACAAGCTCTAGGTGAAACTGAACCAGTGGCTAGccctgctgttgctgcagaATCAATCGCAGCTGCAGCAGTGCCAGCCGCCACAGGAACTGCCGCTGAGGAAACTAGTGCTGCCGCAGCCCCTTCAGCTGTTGAATcaacacctgctgctgttgagagtgctgctgaaaatgcaCCTCCTGTTGCAGAGGAGGCTGTCTTATCAGAGGCAGCAGCTCCACTCGCTGCAGCCAGTGAAGCAATCACCGCAGAGCCAGTAGAGACACCAGCTGCCATCTCAGATTCAGCACCCATAACTGACACAGCTCCACCTGTAGTTGATGTAGCTCCTTCACCTGAGCCAGTTGTCGCCACAAGTGCTGAAACACCTGTGTCAGATAACACTCCAGCTgcagccaccaccaccactgctgcctCCTCTGAACCTGATGCTCCAGCAGATGCTTCATCCACATCATCCAGCGACTCTGACTCCGACTCCGATTCCGAATCCGACTCTGACTCAGACTCCGAGGATGACAAATCCGAAGCTAAGACGAAGACTCAAGCTGAGACGCCAGCTGCCCAGGTGACAGAAGCCTCGGTGAAGGAAGACGCTGCAATGCAGGCTACCGCATCAGAAATGAAGGAAGAGATTTGTGATGCTGAGAGAGAGGTTGCAGAAGCTACTCTTGCCTCCACTGCTGAATCTGTGCAGGAGGCCATTCCAGCTGCAGGGCCCACTGAACAAGCTGAAGGTATCACAGAGGCTACTGCAGATTCAGCCTCCAGTGTTAGCTCTGAGGAGTTAGCAGACCCTGCCCCTGAGATCTCTGCTGAGGAGCCCAGTGTGACCACCCCAGAAGTTGCAGCTGAGGCTGTGGTGGAGGCCACTCCAGAAATAGTTGCAGAGGCTGCATCTCCTGCTGCCCCAGATGTGCAAGTAGAATCTCCAGTCGAAGCTGCAGCCGAGGCTGTTGAGGCTACACCTGTCCTTGAACCTGAAACTAATGCCGAGGTTCAAGTCCAGACTGAGACTCCAGTTGAAACTCCTCCAGAGCCTGCCCTGGAAGCCTCTGCTACAGAAGCTGTTCCTGAGAGTGCTCCTGCTGAAGCCCCTGCTGAAG TTGTAGAGCCTGTGGctgaagctgctcctgctgAAGCCCCTGTTGAAGTTGTTGTGGAGCCTGTGGCCGAAGCTGCTCCTGCAGAAGCCGCAGCAGAGCCGGTGTCTGAAGTGGCTGCTGAGGCTAAAGCTGAAGCGGCTGCCCCTGTGGAGAGCGCTGAGGAGCTGGTAGACCCTGCTCCAGTTGTAGCTGAAGCTgcaggagaggagctgcaggcagAAGCCCCAGCTGAACCTGAGCCGGTTGAACCGTCTGAGG aggctgcagcagcggcACCTCCAGAGCCTGAGGAGCCTTTTGACAACAGCACTTACAAGAACTACCAGCACCACAGCTACAACCCCTACACATTCTCAGACCTGGATCTAGAGATGGCCAAACACCGTCTGCCTCAACCTTCTTCTGGCAGACCCTCACCCCGACACTAG
- the ndufv3 gene encoding calphotin isoform X1: MATSLLRLGRLGSLKCLQLESWGVLRRGSAASLCTQAGEPTKPAKKTKAASKTLEAPDDRASLLAYKTAVAFPVRLSHPGLSQAQALGETEPVASPAVAAESIAAAAVPAATGTAAEETSAAAAPSAVESTPAAVESAAENAPPVAEEAVLSEAAAPLAAASEAITAEPVETPAAISDSAPITDTAPPVVDVAPSPEPVVATSAETPVSDNTPAAATTTTAASSEPDAPADASSTSSSDSDSDSDSESDSDSDSEDDKSEAKTKTQAETPAAQVTEASVKEDAAMQATASEMKEEICDAEREVAEATLASTAESVQEAIPAAGPTEQAEGITEATADSASSVSSEELADPAPEISAEEPSVTTPEVAAEAVVEATPEIVAEAASPAAPDVQVESPVEAAAEAVEATPVLEPETNAEVQVQTETPVETPPEPALEASATEAVPESAPAEAPAEVVEPVAEAAPAEAPAEVVEPVAEAAPAEAPVEVVVEPVAEAAPAEAAAEPVSEVAAEAKAEAAAPVESAEELVDPAPVVAEAAGEELQAEAPAEPEPVEPSEEAAAAAPPEPEEPFDNSTYKNYQHHSYNPYTFSDLDLEMAKHRLPQPSSGRPSPRH; the protein is encoded by the exons ATGGCGACCTCCTTGCTTCGGTTAGGACGACTGGGTTCTCTCAAG TGTCTCCAGTTGGAGAGCTGGGGCGTCTTGAGGAGGGGCTCTGCGGCGTCACTCTGCACACAGGCAGGAGAGCCCACAAAGCCAGCCAAGAAGACAAAGGCTGCGAGCAAGA CATTAGAGGCTCCAGATGACAGAGCGTCCCTGCTAGCCTACAAGACCGCAGTTGCCTTCCCAGTTAGGCTTTCACACCCTGGACTTTCCCAGGCACAAGCTCTAGGTGAAACTGAACCAGTGGCTAGccctgctgttgctgcagaATCAATCGCAGCTGCAGCAGTGCCAGCCGCCACAGGAACTGCCGCTGAGGAAACTAGTGCTGCCGCAGCCCCTTCAGCTGTTGAATcaacacctgctgctgttgagagtgctgctgaaaatgcaCCTCCTGTTGCAGAGGAGGCTGTCTTATCAGAGGCAGCAGCTCCACTCGCTGCAGCCAGTGAAGCAATCACCGCAGAGCCAGTAGAGACACCAGCTGCCATCTCAGATTCAGCACCCATAACTGACACAGCTCCACCTGTAGTTGATGTAGCTCCTTCACCTGAGCCAGTTGTCGCCACAAGTGCTGAAACACCTGTGTCAGATAACACTCCAGCTgcagccaccaccaccactgctgcctCCTCTGAACCTGATGCTCCAGCAGATGCTTCATCCACATCATCCAGCGACTCTGACTCCGACTCCGATTCCGAATCCGACTCTGACTCAGACTCCGAGGATGACAAATCCGAAGCTAAGACGAAGACTCAAGCTGAGACGCCAGCTGCCCAGGTGACAGAAGCCTCGGTGAAGGAAGACGCTGCAATGCAGGCTACCGCATCAGAAATGAAGGAAGAGATTTGTGATGCTGAGAGAGAGGTTGCAGAAGCTACTCTTGCCTCCACTGCTGAATCTGTGCAGGAGGCCATTCCAGCTGCAGGGCCCACTGAACAAGCTGAAGGTATCACAGAGGCTACTGCAGATTCAGCCTCCAGTGTTAGCTCTGAGGAGTTAGCAGACCCTGCCCCTGAGATCTCTGCTGAGGAGCCCAGTGTGACCACCCCAGAAGTTGCAGCTGAGGCTGTGGTGGAGGCCACTCCAGAAATAGTTGCAGAGGCTGCATCTCCTGCTGCCCCAGATGTGCAAGTAGAATCTCCAGTCGAAGCTGCAGCCGAGGCTGTTGAGGCTACACCTGTCCTTGAACCTGAAACTAATGCCGAGGTTCAAGTCCAGACTGAGACTCCAGTTGAAACTCCTCCAGAGCCTGCCCTGGAAGCCTCTGCTACAGAAGCTGTTCCTGAGAGTGCTCCTGCTGAAGCCCCTGCTGAAGTTGTAGAGCCTGTGGCTGAAGCTGCTCCCGCGGAAGCCCCTGCTGAAGTTGTAGAGCCTGTGGctgaagctgctcctgctgAAGCCCCTGTTGAAGTTGTTGTGGAGCCTGTGGCCGAAGCTGCTCCTGCAGAAGCCGCAGCAGAGCCGGTGTCTGAAGTGGCTGCTGAGGCTAAAGCTGAAGCGGCTGCCCCTGTGGAGAGCGCTGAGGAGCTGGTAGACCCTGCTCCAGTTGTAGCTGAAGCTgcaggagaggagctgcaggcagAAGCCCCAGCTGAACCTGAGCCGGTTGAACCGTCTGAGG aggctgcagcagcggcACCTCCAGAGCCTGAGGAGCCTTTTGACAACAGCACTTACAAGAACTACCAGCACCACAGCTACAACCCCTACACATTCTCAGACCTGGATCTAGAGATGGCCAAACACCGTCTGCCTCAACCTTCTTCTGGCAGACCCTCACCCCGACACTAG